Proteins co-encoded in one Nothobranchius furzeri strain GRZ-AD chromosome 4, NfurGRZ-RIMD1, whole genome shotgun sequence genomic window:
- the brat1 gene encoding BRCA1-associated ATM activator 1 isoform X3, with amino-acid sequence MDRECVTVLPRVCEVLAASGSSLPDDTSLEKLLDWFTALTKDGVSLLEAFPCLLDFIPTVVNNSPASDASILSFTLKLTGLISATENGFKVLQEHSLCDLVFDPQRWQEAGLWKDPCIRIGWIQGLRTMLQHSKALGFFVQADLIEPLLHLHTDTSLFVASAANHMLAHILLFCQSENSQNNSKHLTVPVETKQNYSTVTVKLCEYLKKSLVLDGTSALFQSHQALKVLALLLSRAGPDLRDRLLLTVSDSLEELVTTNCSQLTRSLMDVVQAAHSSSKSEHHALNQRVDRLLSIMLNTGKPADLSYTAAAFLRSGHDDCVHKAQAARVLLLPLDIITGLSLLGQNSTDKLRLPMMEYLKSKSSCISMICASLANTPQITLMDPDCLPCPPVLIVSAVLSLLRLCNGDGSSSSGCAEAGRNLIGSGKVQKCALDVLSVLSNSSGGKVLLAEVFTLLMQYLNSPASEPTVLQKSYRTLMKWISACADLSSITDQLRKDLIQVVGKRVCDVRWEVRDSTVEFLGHLAGLCDTSEVLLGDRCFTVSLLKEALQDPESYVRASSISALAQTLAPSWQQGAAPTQEQVELVSRLHEILSQDTEGFSRRAVLQYFITWFSLCPSPTSCSLLMQSMHAVLSQGSADLDWEVKVHTLELAELLMDRVISGLRGYSNEPGAHPHPYAVTSNKVFKLQLHSEAHTWDGESDLVGVLSTLVDQGVFLVLLGGLVDCDRPVGLKACQLLMRLRDSVCPLLLGDQRVSAPDEPGVSCELPGCGWAQEVRKILGIEDADPAQKSDVVDPGDDRKPEQGGVRDEGCMVRVSVCEVLRSLGLDARLSVLTQSSDHVHNSPMSLLQDILTAGSRNTQLNSEPGLEVIVDCY; translated from the exons ATGGACCGAGAGTGTGTGACAGTCCTGCCGCGGGTGTGTGAGGTGCTAGCAGCCTCAGGAAGCTCTCTGCCCGATGATACCAGTCTGGAGAAACTCCTGGACTGGTTCACAGCGCTCACCAAGGATG GagtctctctgctggaggccttcCCCTGTCTGCTTGATTTCATACCGACCGTAGTTAACAACAGCCCTGCCTCAGATGCCAGCATCCTCTCCTTCACGCTGAAACTCACCGGCCTAATCTCAGCTACTGAGAATGGCTTTAAAGTTCTTCAG GAGCACTCTTTGTGTGACCTGGTGTTTGACCCTCAACGCTGGCAGGAGGCTGGGCTCTGGAAGGATCCTTGTATACGGATAGGTTGGATCCAAGGCTTAAGGACGATGCTGCAGCATTCAAAAGCTCTTGGCTTCTTTGTGCAAGCAG ATTTGATTGAACCACTCCTACACCTTCACACAGACACAAGCCTATTTGTTGCTTCGGCTGCTAATCACATGCTCGCTCACATCTTGCTCTTCTGTCAGTCTGAAAACTCCCAAAACAACTCAAAACACCTGACTGTTCCCGTGGAAACCAAACAGAATTACAGCACTGTTACCGTGAAGCTTTGCGAGTATCTCAAGAAGTCACTAGTTCTCGACGGAACTTCAGCACTGTTTCAGAGTCATCAGGCTCTCAAAGTGCTCGCCCTGCTCCTGAGCCGGGCCGGGCCAGATCTGAGGGACCGACTGCTGCTGACGGTCTCAGACTCTCTGGAGGAACTGGTGACGACCAACTGCAGCCAGCTCACTCGGTCTCTGATGGATGTTGTTCAGGCTGCACACAG CAGCAGTAAAAGTGAGCATCATGCCTTGAACCAGCGTGTTGATCGCCTTTTGTCCATCATGTTGAACACGGGGAAACCTGCGGACCTCTCTTACACTGCAGCTGCTTTTCTCCGCAGCGGGCATGA TGACTGTGTCCATAAAGCTCAAGCTGCTAGAGTTCTGCTGCTTCCTCTTGACATCATTACTGGACTCAGTCTGTTGGGACAAAACAGCACAG ACAAGCTTCGCCTTCCAATGATGGAGTATCTCAAGAGtaaatcttcctgcatctccatgATTTGTGCCAGTCTAGCAAACACTCCACAGATCACACTCATG GATCCCGACTGCCTCCCCTGTCCACCAGTTTTAATTGTATCTGCAGTTTTGTCATTATTGAGGCTCTGCAATGGAGACGGCTCCTCGTCCAGTGGCTGTGCTGAAGCTGGCAGGAACCTTATAGGCAGCGGAAAAGTTCAGAAATGTGCTCTTGATGTTCTGTCGGTCCTCAGCAACAGCTCAG GAGGGAAAGTCCTGCTGGCGGAGGTGTTCACACTTCTCATGCAGTATCTGAACAGTCCTGCTTCTGAGCCCACT GTCCTCCAGAAGTCGTACCGAACTCTGATGAAGTGGATTAGTGCGTGTGCGGATCTCTCCTCGATAACAGACCAGCTCAGAAAAG ATCTCATCCAGGTGGTGGGAAAGCGTGTGTGTGATGTGCGTTGGGAGGTGAGAGACTCGACCGTGGAGTTTCTGGGACACCTAGCAGGGCTGTGTGACACGTCTGAGGTTCTGCTGGGCGACCGCTGCTTTACCGTTTCTCTCCTCAAGGAGGCACTGCAGGATCCAGAGAGCTACGTGAGAGCCAGCTCCATCTCTGCTCTGGCCCAGACACTGGCACCCAGCTGGCAGCAGGGGGCAGCACCCACACAGGAGCAG GTTGAACTTGTGAGTCGGCTGCATGAAATCCTCTCCCAGGACACGGAGGGATTCTCTAGGAGGGCTGTCCTTCAGTACTTTATCACCTGGTTCTCCTTGTGCCCCTCGCCCACCTCCTGCTCACTTCTCATGCAGTCCATGCATGCTGTCCTCTCACAAGGCAGTGCTGATCTAGACTGGGAGGTCAAAGTTCACACTCTGGAGCTGGCTGAGCTGCTGATGGACCGAGTCATCTCAGGTCTTCGTGGTTACTCAAATGAGCCAGGAGCTCATCCTCATCCCTACGCCGTGACGTCTAACAAAGTCTTCAAGCTTCAGTTGCACTCTGAGGCACACACATGGGACGGGGAGTCAGATTTAGTCGGTGTTTTGAGCACTTTGGTTGATCAGGGAGTCTTCTTGGTGCTGCTGGGTGGTCTCGTTGACTGTGACAGGCCTGTTGGACTGAAGGCCTGTCAGCTGCTCATGAGACTCAGAGACTCCGTCTGTCCTCTGTTACTAGGAGACCAAAGGGTCTCTGCACCAGACGAGCCCGGAGTGTCCTGTGAGCTGCCTGGATGTGGCTGGGCCCAGGAGGTCCGGAAAATACTGGGAATCGAGGATGCGGACCCTGCTCAGAAATCTGATGTTGTTGATCCTGGAGATGACCGTAAACCTGAGCAGGGAGGTGTGCGTGATGAAGGTTGCATGGTgcgtgtaagtgtgtgtgagGTGCTGAGGTCTCTGGGTTTAGACGCGAGGCTGAGTGTTCTGACGCAAAGCAGCGACCACGTACATAACTCCCCCATGTCTCTGCTGCAGGACATTCTCACTGCAGGCAGCAGAAACACCCAGCTGAACTCAGAACCAGGGCTAGAGGTCATAGTGGACtgttactga
- the brat1 gene encoding BRCA1-associated ATM activator 1 isoform X2: MDRECVTVLPRVCEVLAASGSSLPDDTSLEKLLDWFTALTKDGVSLLEAFPCLLDFIPTVVNNSPASDASILSFTLKLTGLISATENGFKVLQEHSLCDLVFDPQRWQEAGLWKDPCIRIGWIQGLRTMLQHSKALGFFVQADLIEPLLHLHTDTSLFVASAANHMLAHILLFCQSENSQNNSKHLTVPVETKQNYSTVTVKLCEYLKKSLVLDGTSALFQSHQALKVLALLLSRAGPDLRDRLLLTVSDSLEELVTTNCSQLTRSLMDVVQAAHSSKSEHHALNQRVDRLLSIMLNTGKPADLSYTAAAFLRSGHDDCVHKAQAARVLLLPLDIITGLSLLGQNSTADKLRLPMMEYLKSKSSCISMICASLANTPQITLMDPDCLPCPPVLIVSAVLSLLRLCNGDGSSSSGCAEAGRNLIGSGKVQKCALDVLSVLSNSSGGKVLLAEVFTLLMQYLNSPASEPTVLQKSYRTLMKWISACADLSSITDQLRKDLIQVVGKRVCDVRWEVRDSTVEFLGHLAGLCDTSEVLLGDRCFTVSLLKEALQDPESYVRASSISALAQTLAPSWQQGAAPTQEQVELVSRLHEILSQDTEGFSRRAVLQYFITWFSLCPSPTSCSLLMQSMHAVLSQGSADLDWEVKVHTLELAELLMDRVISGLRGYSNEPGAHPHPYAVTSNKVFKLQLHSEAHTWDGESDLVGVLSTLVDQGVFLVLLGGLVDCDRPVGLKACQLLMRLRDSVCPLLLGDQRVSAPDEPGVSCELPGCGWAQEVRKILGIEDADPAQKSDVVDPGDDRKPEQGGVRDEGCMVRVSVCEVLRSLGLDARLSVLTQSSDHVHNSPMSLLQDILTAGSRNTQLNSEPGLEVIVDCY; encoded by the exons ATGGACCGAGAGTGTGTGACAGTCCTGCCGCGGGTGTGTGAGGTGCTAGCAGCCTCAGGAAGCTCTCTGCCCGATGATACCAGTCTGGAGAAACTCCTGGACTGGTTCACAGCGCTCACCAAGGATG GagtctctctgctggaggccttcCCCTGTCTGCTTGATTTCATACCGACCGTAGTTAACAACAGCCCTGCCTCAGATGCCAGCATCCTCTCCTTCACGCTGAAACTCACCGGCCTAATCTCAGCTACTGAGAATGGCTTTAAAGTTCTTCAG GAGCACTCTTTGTGTGACCTGGTGTTTGACCCTCAACGCTGGCAGGAGGCTGGGCTCTGGAAGGATCCTTGTATACGGATAGGTTGGATCCAAGGCTTAAGGACGATGCTGCAGCATTCAAAAGCTCTTGGCTTCTTTGTGCAAGCAG ATTTGATTGAACCACTCCTACACCTTCACACAGACACAAGCCTATTTGTTGCTTCGGCTGCTAATCACATGCTCGCTCACATCTTGCTCTTCTGTCAGTCTGAAAACTCCCAAAACAACTCAAAACACCTGACTGTTCCCGTGGAAACCAAACAGAATTACAGCACTGTTACCGTGAAGCTTTGCGAGTATCTCAAGAAGTCACTAGTTCTCGACGGAACTTCAGCACTGTTTCAGAGTCATCAGGCTCTCAAAGTGCTCGCCCTGCTCCTGAGCCGGGCCGGGCCAGATCTGAGGGACCGACTGCTGCTGACGGTCTCAGACTCTCTGGAGGAACTGGTGACGACCAACTGCAGCCAGCTCACTCGGTCTCTGATGGATGTTGTTCAGGCTGCACACAG CAGTAAAAGTGAGCATCATGCCTTGAACCAGCGTGTTGATCGCCTTTTGTCCATCATGTTGAACACGGGGAAACCTGCGGACCTCTCTTACACTGCAGCTGCTTTTCTCCGCAGCGGGCATGA TGACTGTGTCCATAAAGCTCAAGCTGCTAGAGTTCTGCTGCTTCCTCTTGACATCATTACTGGACTCAGTCTGTTGGGACAAAACAGCACAG CAGACAAGCTTCGCCTTCCAATGATGGAGTATCTCAAGAGtaaatcttcctgcatctccatgATTTGTGCCAGTCTAGCAAACACTCCACAGATCACACTCATG GATCCCGACTGCCTCCCCTGTCCACCAGTTTTAATTGTATCTGCAGTTTTGTCATTATTGAGGCTCTGCAATGGAGACGGCTCCTCGTCCAGTGGCTGTGCTGAAGCTGGCAGGAACCTTATAGGCAGCGGAAAAGTTCAGAAATGTGCTCTTGATGTTCTGTCGGTCCTCAGCAACAGCTCAG GAGGGAAAGTCCTGCTGGCGGAGGTGTTCACACTTCTCATGCAGTATCTGAACAGTCCTGCTTCTGAGCCCACT GTCCTCCAGAAGTCGTACCGAACTCTGATGAAGTGGATTAGTGCGTGTGCGGATCTCTCCTCGATAACAGACCAGCTCAGAAAAG ATCTCATCCAGGTGGTGGGAAAGCGTGTGTGTGATGTGCGTTGGGAGGTGAGAGACTCGACCGTGGAGTTTCTGGGACACCTAGCAGGGCTGTGTGACACGTCTGAGGTTCTGCTGGGCGACCGCTGCTTTACCGTTTCTCTCCTCAAGGAGGCACTGCAGGATCCAGAGAGCTACGTGAGAGCCAGCTCCATCTCTGCTCTGGCCCAGACACTGGCACCCAGCTGGCAGCAGGGGGCAGCACCCACACAGGAGCAG GTTGAACTTGTGAGTCGGCTGCATGAAATCCTCTCCCAGGACACGGAGGGATTCTCTAGGAGGGCTGTCCTTCAGTACTTTATCACCTGGTTCTCCTTGTGCCCCTCGCCCACCTCCTGCTCACTTCTCATGCAGTCCATGCATGCTGTCCTCTCACAAGGCAGTGCTGATCTAGACTGGGAGGTCAAAGTTCACACTCTGGAGCTGGCTGAGCTGCTGATGGACCGAGTCATCTCAGGTCTTCGTGGTTACTCAAATGAGCCAGGAGCTCATCCTCATCCCTACGCCGTGACGTCTAACAAAGTCTTCAAGCTTCAGTTGCACTCTGAGGCACACACATGGGACGGGGAGTCAGATTTAGTCGGTGTTTTGAGCACTTTGGTTGATCAGGGAGTCTTCTTGGTGCTGCTGGGTGGTCTCGTTGACTGTGACAGGCCTGTTGGACTGAAGGCCTGTCAGCTGCTCATGAGACTCAGAGACTCCGTCTGTCCTCTGTTACTAGGAGACCAAAGGGTCTCTGCACCAGACGAGCCCGGAGTGTCCTGTGAGCTGCCTGGATGTGGCTGGGCCCAGGAGGTCCGGAAAATACTGGGAATCGAGGATGCGGACCCTGCTCAGAAATCTGATGTTGTTGATCCTGGAGATGACCGTAAACCTGAGCAGGGAGGTGTGCGTGATGAAGGTTGCATGGTgcgtgtaagtgtgtgtgagGTGCTGAGGTCTCTGGGTTTAGACGCGAGGCTGAGTGTTCTGACGCAAAGCAGCGACCACGTACATAACTCCCCCATGTCTCTGCTGCAGGACATTCTCACTGCAGGCAGCAGAAACACCCAGCTGAACTCAGAACCAGGGCTAGAGGTCATAGTGGACtgttactga
- the brat1 gene encoding BRCA1-associated ATM activator 1 isoform X1, with product MDRECVTVLPRVCEVLAASGSSLPDDTSLEKLLDWFTALTKDGVSLLEAFPCLLDFIPTVVNNSPASDASILSFTLKLTGLISATENGFKVLQEHSLCDLVFDPQRWQEAGLWKDPCIRIGWIQGLRTMLQHSKALGFFVQADLIEPLLHLHTDTSLFVASAANHMLAHILLFCQSENSQNNSKHLTVPVETKQNYSTVTVKLCEYLKKSLVLDGTSALFQSHQALKVLALLLSRAGPDLRDRLLLTVSDSLEELVTTNCSQLTRSLMDVVQAAHSSSKSEHHALNQRVDRLLSIMLNTGKPADLSYTAAAFLRSGHDDCVHKAQAARVLLLPLDIITGLSLLGQNSTADKLRLPMMEYLKSKSSCISMICASLANTPQITLMDPDCLPCPPVLIVSAVLSLLRLCNGDGSSSSGCAEAGRNLIGSGKVQKCALDVLSVLSNSSGGKVLLAEVFTLLMQYLNSPASEPTVLQKSYRTLMKWISACADLSSITDQLRKDLIQVVGKRVCDVRWEVRDSTVEFLGHLAGLCDTSEVLLGDRCFTVSLLKEALQDPESYVRASSISALAQTLAPSWQQGAAPTQEQVELVSRLHEILSQDTEGFSRRAVLQYFITWFSLCPSPTSCSLLMQSMHAVLSQGSADLDWEVKVHTLELAELLMDRVISGLRGYSNEPGAHPHPYAVTSNKVFKLQLHSEAHTWDGESDLVGVLSTLVDQGVFLVLLGGLVDCDRPVGLKACQLLMRLRDSVCPLLLGDQRVSAPDEPGVSCELPGCGWAQEVRKILGIEDADPAQKSDVVDPGDDRKPEQGGVRDEGCMVRVSVCEVLRSLGLDARLSVLTQSSDHVHNSPMSLLQDILTAGSRNTQLNSEPGLEVIVDCY from the exons ATGGACCGAGAGTGTGTGACAGTCCTGCCGCGGGTGTGTGAGGTGCTAGCAGCCTCAGGAAGCTCTCTGCCCGATGATACCAGTCTGGAGAAACTCCTGGACTGGTTCACAGCGCTCACCAAGGATG GagtctctctgctggaggccttcCCCTGTCTGCTTGATTTCATACCGACCGTAGTTAACAACAGCCCTGCCTCAGATGCCAGCATCCTCTCCTTCACGCTGAAACTCACCGGCCTAATCTCAGCTACTGAGAATGGCTTTAAAGTTCTTCAG GAGCACTCTTTGTGTGACCTGGTGTTTGACCCTCAACGCTGGCAGGAGGCTGGGCTCTGGAAGGATCCTTGTATACGGATAGGTTGGATCCAAGGCTTAAGGACGATGCTGCAGCATTCAAAAGCTCTTGGCTTCTTTGTGCAAGCAG ATTTGATTGAACCACTCCTACACCTTCACACAGACACAAGCCTATTTGTTGCTTCGGCTGCTAATCACATGCTCGCTCACATCTTGCTCTTCTGTCAGTCTGAAAACTCCCAAAACAACTCAAAACACCTGACTGTTCCCGTGGAAACCAAACAGAATTACAGCACTGTTACCGTGAAGCTTTGCGAGTATCTCAAGAAGTCACTAGTTCTCGACGGAACTTCAGCACTGTTTCAGAGTCATCAGGCTCTCAAAGTGCTCGCCCTGCTCCTGAGCCGGGCCGGGCCAGATCTGAGGGACCGACTGCTGCTGACGGTCTCAGACTCTCTGGAGGAACTGGTGACGACCAACTGCAGCCAGCTCACTCGGTCTCTGATGGATGTTGTTCAGGCTGCACACAG CAGCAGTAAAAGTGAGCATCATGCCTTGAACCAGCGTGTTGATCGCCTTTTGTCCATCATGTTGAACACGGGGAAACCTGCGGACCTCTCTTACACTGCAGCTGCTTTTCTCCGCAGCGGGCATGA TGACTGTGTCCATAAAGCTCAAGCTGCTAGAGTTCTGCTGCTTCCTCTTGACATCATTACTGGACTCAGTCTGTTGGGACAAAACAGCACAG CAGACAAGCTTCGCCTTCCAATGATGGAGTATCTCAAGAGtaaatcttcctgcatctccatgATTTGTGCCAGTCTAGCAAACACTCCACAGATCACACTCATG GATCCCGACTGCCTCCCCTGTCCACCAGTTTTAATTGTATCTGCAGTTTTGTCATTATTGAGGCTCTGCAATGGAGACGGCTCCTCGTCCAGTGGCTGTGCTGAAGCTGGCAGGAACCTTATAGGCAGCGGAAAAGTTCAGAAATGTGCTCTTGATGTTCTGTCGGTCCTCAGCAACAGCTCAG GAGGGAAAGTCCTGCTGGCGGAGGTGTTCACACTTCTCATGCAGTATCTGAACAGTCCTGCTTCTGAGCCCACT GTCCTCCAGAAGTCGTACCGAACTCTGATGAAGTGGATTAGTGCGTGTGCGGATCTCTCCTCGATAACAGACCAGCTCAGAAAAG ATCTCATCCAGGTGGTGGGAAAGCGTGTGTGTGATGTGCGTTGGGAGGTGAGAGACTCGACCGTGGAGTTTCTGGGACACCTAGCAGGGCTGTGTGACACGTCTGAGGTTCTGCTGGGCGACCGCTGCTTTACCGTTTCTCTCCTCAAGGAGGCACTGCAGGATCCAGAGAGCTACGTGAGAGCCAGCTCCATCTCTGCTCTGGCCCAGACACTGGCACCCAGCTGGCAGCAGGGGGCAGCACCCACACAGGAGCAG GTTGAACTTGTGAGTCGGCTGCATGAAATCCTCTCCCAGGACACGGAGGGATTCTCTAGGAGGGCTGTCCTTCAGTACTTTATCACCTGGTTCTCCTTGTGCCCCTCGCCCACCTCCTGCTCACTTCTCATGCAGTCCATGCATGCTGTCCTCTCACAAGGCAGTGCTGATCTAGACTGGGAGGTCAAAGTTCACACTCTGGAGCTGGCTGAGCTGCTGATGGACCGAGTCATCTCAGGTCTTCGTGGTTACTCAAATGAGCCAGGAGCTCATCCTCATCCCTACGCCGTGACGTCTAACAAAGTCTTCAAGCTTCAGTTGCACTCTGAGGCACACACATGGGACGGGGAGTCAGATTTAGTCGGTGTTTTGAGCACTTTGGTTGATCAGGGAGTCTTCTTGGTGCTGCTGGGTGGTCTCGTTGACTGTGACAGGCCTGTTGGACTGAAGGCCTGTCAGCTGCTCATGAGACTCAGAGACTCCGTCTGTCCTCTGTTACTAGGAGACCAAAGGGTCTCTGCACCAGACGAGCCCGGAGTGTCCTGTGAGCTGCCTGGATGTGGCTGGGCCCAGGAGGTCCGGAAAATACTGGGAATCGAGGATGCGGACCCTGCTCAGAAATCTGATGTTGTTGATCCTGGAGATGACCGTAAACCTGAGCAGGGAGGTGTGCGTGATGAAGGTTGCATGGTgcgtgtaagtgtgtgtgagGTGCTGAGGTCTCTGGGTTTAGACGCGAGGCTGAGTGTTCTGACGCAAAGCAGCGACCACGTACATAACTCCCCCATGTCTCTGCTGCAGGACATTCTCACTGCAGGCAGCAGAAACACCCAGCTGAACTCAGAACCAGGGCTAGAGGTCATAGTGGACtgttactga
- the LOC107388770 gene encoding GRB2-related adapter protein, which produces MEAVALFSFAASEPDEISFQKGDVVKVTEMEEDSCWFTSEIQGKRGYVPENYIYLLPHPWFAGAVSRLEAEERLRWQETGVFLVRESESAPGEFSLSVSYGDRVEHFRVLEGGGQYCIWDKSFCSLNRLVDFYRTHSIAMEKMVCLRDPPSSPRLHLGRNPYPNPYRSSAQESIPSSRLLSHPERGTSTHSMKPVLEKPRLAHALCDYTPRQTSHLHFKRGDIIDLLDCSNSLSWRGRCRGRVGVFPPDYVQPVHH; this is translated from the exons ATGGAGGCTGTGGCTCTCTTCTCATTTGCAGCATCAGAGCCAGACGAGATCAGTTTTCAGAAGGGGGACGTTGTCAAA gtgACAGAAATGGAGGAAGACTCTTGTTGGTTCACATCGGAGATCCAGGGGAAGCGAGGCTACGTACCAGAGAACTACATCTACCTACTCCCTCATCC TTGGTTTGCAGGTGCGGTGTCCCGACTTGAAGCTGAGGAGCGTCTGCGCTGGCAGGAAACAGGAGTGTTTCTGGTGAGGGAGAGTGAATCAGCCCCAGGAGAGTTTTCTCTCTCTGTTAG CTACGGCGACAGGGTGGAGCACTTCAGAGTCCTGGAGGGGGGCGGTCAGTACTGCATCTGGGACAAGTCCTTTTGCTCCCTAAACCGCTTGGTGGACTTCTACAGAACTCACAGCATCGCCATGGAGAAAATGGTGTGCCTCAGGGATCCTCCCTCGTCTCCTCGTCTTCATCTTGGCCGAAACCCGTACCCTAACCCTTACAGGAGCTCCGCTCAGGAGTCCATCCCCTCCTCCCGCCTTCTTTCCCATCCTGAGCGAGGAACTTCCACGCATTCCATGAAACCAGTTTTAGAG AAGCCTCGTCTGGCTCATGCCCTCTGCGACTACACCCCCCGTCAAACATCCCACCTTcacttcaaacggggagacatcATAGACCTTCTGGACTGTTCCAACTCCCTAAGCTGGAGAGGACGCTGCCGGGGCCGGGTCGGCGTCTTCCCACCAGACTATGTCCAACCAGTCCACCATTAA